A portion of the Candidatus Methylomirabilota bacterium genome contains these proteins:
- a CDS encoding LysM peptidoglycan-binding domain-containing protein: MRRLAWLAALGLLVGGCATGATTPDGQTGASAPTQSAAGAARPAAAPTPRQELAAKARAEAERLEREGELRRALDQWKIALLIDKNDQAARDGQTRLEGRIEQGVTQRINEGRAALQRGSHVEARRRFLAALAMDPFNKTAFDALQNDVREVEFVTHTVRAGDTLASLAQRYYGDRSRSEVIWETNQLPPNPRLAVGTTLKIPEIPGVPFARAEPRRDPLPPVAGLPPSGGGITPPPAPGSPPSRSESVREEPAPPEVNPLLADAREALDRNEYTVALAGLDRLLSSTPSDREGQDLRKVALYRYGKSQYDQKQYDESYRTLTQLARAQPNYEDSAKLLQQARTHAIDRHYSEGIKLYRDEKLKEAIREWQVVLELDPSHANAKKNIEQAERLLKGLEQRKKK, encoded by the coding sequence GTGAGGCGGCTCGCCTGGCTGGCCGCGCTGGGGCTTCTCGTGGGCGGCTGCGCGACCGGGGCCACAACGCCGGACGGTCAGACGGGAGCCTCGGCGCCCACCCAATCCGCGGCCGGTGCGGCGCGGCCAGCGGCGGCGCCCACGCCCCGCCAGGAGCTGGCCGCCAAGGCGCGCGCCGAGGCCGAGCGCCTCGAGCGCGAGGGCGAGCTCCGCCGCGCGCTCGACCAGTGGAAGATCGCGCTCCTCATCGACAAGAACGACCAGGCGGCGCGGGACGGGCAGACCAGGCTCGAGGGCCGCATCGAGCAGGGCGTGACCCAGCGGATCAACGAGGGCCGGGCGGCGCTACAGCGCGGCTCGCACGTGGAGGCCCGGCGCCGCTTCCTGGCCGCGCTCGCCATGGACCCGTTCAACAAGACGGCCTTCGACGCGCTCCAGAACGACGTGCGGGAGGTCGAGTTCGTCACCCACACCGTGCGGGCGGGCGACACCCTCGCCAGCCTCGCCCAGCGCTACTACGGCGACCGGTCGCGCTCCGAGGTGATCTGGGAGACGAACCAGCTCCCGCCGAACCCGCGCCTCGCCGTGGGCACAACGCTCAAGATTCCCGAGATCCCGGGGGTGCCGTTCGCCCGCGCGGAGCCGCGGCGCGACCCGCTGCCACCGGTGGCCGGCCTGCCGCCGTCGGGCGGCGGCATCACGCCGCCGCCCGCGCCCGGCAGCCCGCCCAGCCGGTCGGAGTCCGTGCGCGAGGAGCCGGCGCCGCCCGAGGTCAACCCGCTGCTGGCCGACGCCCGCGAAGCGCTGGACCGCAACGAGTACACGGTCGCGTTGGCGGGGCTGGACCGCCTGCTCTCGAGCACGCCGTCGGACCGCGAGGGCCAGGACCTCCGCAAGGTGGCGCTCTACCGCTACGGCAAGTCCCAGTACGACCAGAAGCAGTACGACGAGTCCTATCGCACGCTGACCCAGCTGGCCCGGGCGCAGCCCAACTACGAGGACTCCGCCAAGCTCCTGCAGCAGGCGCGCACCCACGCCATCGACAGGCACTACAGCGAGGGCATCAAGCTCTACCGCGACGAGAAGCTCAAGGAAGCCATCCGCGAGTGGCAGGTCGTGCTGGAGTTGGACCCCAGCCACGCCAACGCCAAGAAGAACATCGAGCAGGCGGAGCGGCTGCTGAAGGGGCTTGAGCAGCGCAAGAAGAAGTAG